In a single window of the Candidatus Thermoplasmatota archaeon genome:
- a CDS encoding 30S ribosomal protein S14 yields the protein MKIKERKKFYGRIKGCERCGRKRAIIRRYGLHLCRQCFRDKAEELGFKKFS from the coding sequence ATGAAAATAAAAGAAAGAAAAAAATTCTATGGTAGAATCAAAGGATGCGAACGATGCGGGAGAAAAAGAGCAATAATAAGACGATACGGTCTTCATCTATGCAGACAATGCTTTAGGGACAAAGCTGAGGAACTTGGGTTTAAAAAATTCTCATAA
- a CDS encoding 30S ribosomal protein S8 — MLNDPLADALSTIKNAETKGKGTCIIQPSSKLIGGVLSLLKEKGYIGEFKHIDDGKSGIFQVQLIGHINDCGVIKPRYPVKREELEKWEARYLPARDFGLLILTTTMGIVSHTEAKKNGIGGKLLAYVY; from the coding sequence ATGTTAAATGATCCACTGGCAGATGCGTTATCCACCATAAAAAACGCTGAAACAAAAGGAAAAGGAACATGCATAATACAACCATCTTCTAAACTGATAGGGGGGGTTCTAAGTCTCCTAAAAGAAAAAGGGTACATAGGTGAGTTTAAACATATTGATGATGGTAAATCAGGGATCTTCCAAGTTCAACTAATAGGGCATATAAACGATTGCGGTGTAATAAAACCAAGATACCCGGTTAAAAGAGAGGAACTGGAAAAATGGGAGGCTAGGTATCTCCCAGCTCGTGATTTTGGTTTACTTATACTTACAACAACCATGGGTATAGTATCACACACAGAGGCAAAAAAGAACGGTATCGGAGGGAAACTACTAGCATATGTCTACTAA